Within Takifugu rubripes chromosome 20, fTakRub1.2, whole genome shotgun sequence, the genomic segment CacagaaaaaacatttacatCTACAAAGTGAAACGTCACCAAAATATCAAAGAGGATTTGGGAAAACAGCGGTCGTGTGTGTGAGCCCCTCGCATGCAGCACATTCAGATTGGTTTCTATGGAGATGAAACGGAAGAGAAAAGAGTCTCTCGAGGAAAATCGGCGCTGGCCTCAGCAGAGGAAGGTGAGGTCGCTTTTCCTGCAGCCCACCTGGCAGCACATGTTGGTCACTATGTTGTTGAAGTCCCGTCTGGTCAGGTGGgggctcaggctgctgctgctgctgctgctcaggctcTCCAAACTGTTCTGCTCTCCTGCTGGCATGATAAAACACATGATGATCCAGTTCTCCCTCAGCTTTTAGGccaataaacaaaataaatacgGCATCATTATTCCCCTGACAGGATTTCCAAGTAGGACCGTCTAGTGTGGTTGAGAGCCACGGAAATAAAGGGACAGGTCAGCCATTTGTCTTCTATAGCGTCACTTTACGTACAGTAACCAGCAGGACCGGTGGCTAACTGGGTTTGCTTGTGTTTGACAGAGGGTAATAAAGAGAGAAGCTGCCAGTGGAACGAGGCTCCGCCATGCTTAATCATGATTTGTGAGTTTCTTCAGACTAATGAGGTAAAGGAGGGCTGCACACCCACTGCTCTGCAGACACTCAGAGGACGGTAAAACCGTCCACACAGCACCGTAACGCACATGCTCCTGAACTAAAGAAAGCAGACATTGTTGGCATCAATCAGGATTCATTTAGAAGCAAAAGTCAGTGAGTCTAACAGATGCTTAAGTTCCACACAAGGTTTCATATATATTAAGTCTGGCAGAAAATAGAACAAACGTGCCAGAGCTTGAATCCAAACCCAATAATTCAATTTCAAAACGCACTGTCGGAAAATAAAACTTGTACAAAAGACGCaaggaaaattaaaattttCAGCAAACATTGTCTCACCATCAGCGTCCATGTCCGTCTCGCTGAGGAACCTCCTCCAGCGGGAGCCCCCGCAGGTGTACACCACGGCCCGCAGGAACTCCCGGCCGCAGAGCTTGACTGCCTTGGCCTCcgccctcacctgctccacctgcaccactgccaacagcagcagaggcaaaaCCACCAGAACGTTCATGCTGGAGGCCTGACGGTCTGAGCGGAGCTGTAACTCTGGGGCTTCAAGCTGCTTTTCCTGCTCTTGCCTGGCGTCTGCGGCTCTCCGAGGGTCCTCTTGAGGCTGCTCGACGGTGAACCAGCTGACGCGATGCTTGCGCTCCTCTGGATTTTATACCATCAACCTTTCTGCTCACCCATGTTCGGtttctctccacctccttcctctaACTGGCCCCAGAGCCGATCCCAATCTAATACAAGGATGgccccgcgcacacacacacacccacacacacgcacgcacgcagctCTCTTTCAGACAATAAAGCCATTGATGTTTCCGGtcatctccaccatcaccacTTTAAGAATGACGCCCATCAGCATCAACTGACAATCACATTAACGGAGCGCGTCCTCATCCTCTCTGTGATTAGGGTGATTTAAGATGGTGATTACCCAGACCTGCACCGAGCTGCGTGGCTAATTAAGCGACGTGAAGCGGGTCCCCCTCCAcagccaggcagctgtttcatcTCTTTACAGCACTCTGATGGCCGCCTTTACAGCCACACCAGGCGAAAGTAGTCAATGTTGACAGTCCATCATGCAGGTCtttatgatgatggtggtgtctGCTGAAGGGTCTCACCATGGTTAAATATGTCCCTGCATCATAAAAGGGAGGACTGATGTTCCTCCTCGGTACAACAGCGTCCGTGCTATCACGGTGtttatatttgttattttttacTGGAAGATCAGGCATCCTTTTCACAATGCAGGTGTACCTTTGAGGCCTTTGCGTATTTGCTATCAGACACGGGGATTTTGTTTTGCAATGTGTTGCTTTGTTAAACTATTACTATGTGTGTTtatattaaaatgatgattttaGCTATTCAGTCTTCCATCTTCTGTCTCCAGACAATCATTGATGAGGGTCAAGCAGGGTCACTGGAGTCTCTCCCAGAGGACGTTGAATGAGAAGCAAGAACACCCTGGACAAGTCACCGTcagaacacacaccattcactctcacactcgCACTGAGGGGCAATTTGGAGACTCCTGCTGACCTCTCCTCTTTAACCTGAAGGACACCAGCCACAAAAATTCAGGCTTCAGGTTCACATTTCAGGGCACATTTGAGGTGAACTTTAGGAGGTGAACAATATATCACTGGTTTAATGTGCTTGTTATTCATTTTTAGTTGTGCCCTTTTGGGGTTTCATGTCTTTACTTATTGTATTTCCtctgtcctttttaaaaaaaatgtgtggcagaaacaaagcagcagctgcagtgaaGCTGAAAAGGTTTCCTCGGATCAATGTGGGAAGCTGTTAGCTTTGATTTGATTACAAAGctcctgcatgttcttctcATCACAGAGAAGTCACGACTGAATTTATAAATTTGGCTGCTAtgataaaaaggttaaaatTATCAGTAAACATCCTGGTCTAACATCTTTTTATACAATATTTAATGATATCACAATAAATTCAGGGgaatagaaaatgaaaaatgtcctTCACAACCTTCCAAATATTTAGAATATTAAATATCTCTTCTTCAATGATTATTagtcctttttttaatttaattcttcatgttttgttttatgcatCTTTAACACTGAAAAAACTTACACCAGTGCTAATGTGTAATATAGCAATAAACTAGTATCATGACTTGCGTCTGGTAGACTCAGAGGTGCCTCAAATGAATCAAGTTATCATTATATTATCAAGTGgatgaatgttctcagtcatccaggtggaAGAGAATTCAGAAGAAGATTCAGCTAGACTTCCTTTAGTTAAAGTTGAATTCTCTACGGCcaagaagacaaacaaaaaacctATTTCTTAGTACTTGTAATACAAAAATGAGGTTTTTGTTGGATTTATGACATAAAACAGCCAAAACTGATGCTTTCTGATAAGATAATGGAATTCTTAATATCTGATGGAGACATTCAGTCGCCCATTTTCCTGAAAACCAAAGTACAAGACAGACAAGATTAAAAGATGAAaccaccactgtgtgtgtgtgtgtgtgtgtgtgtgtgtgtgtgtgtgtgtgtgtgtgtgtgtgtgtgtgtgtgtgtgtgtgtgtgcgtgtgtgtgtgtgagggagagaggtgCCCTCATCATGTCCACCTGAAATGGTCTTTGTTTGCCATGTGACAGGAGCATCGTTGCCTGTGTGTCATTGACTGGGGGAATAATGGTTTAAAATTGACATAAAATGCTATAAAAGCCCGCAAAAGTACATTAACGGAGAGTGCTGTGCAGCATCATGTCAACACATGGCAAAGGTTTCCTGAAGTAGTAAACtaagaaggtttttttttttttaacttttcactGATCTAACTGAACAGTGGATCCAGCCTTTTGATTGACATGGATGAAAGTAACATTTGTGGGAAGGCCTAATCAGAAGTCTCTTTCTTTTGTCACTAGAAATTTAAAAACTCGTGACATATAAAAAGTGACATATAAAAAAGGTGCTAATATTGGTGTTTCAAAATTCTAAAGACGTTTTATAGGAACAGGAGTGTAGGATCACTGAGAAAATGAttcattaaatgtgtttaaatgtggcTGAAAATCAACCTTTGTATGAAATGTTCCCTGCTTTCAGCTCAATAAAGTGCCAATAAAAAAATTATGCAACATAACTGTAAGAACTTGCTGTTTATTATGGGGAATTTGTTTGATTTCTCAAAATACCAAAACAGTAAATACTTGCAACTGAAAATATCTTCAAATTATACGTAAACCAACATCCTAAAATCtatctatatattttttcctGTCGAACACAAGGTCGCCCTGTCGGTACCCCTCCACGCCGCTGGGTGGCGCTCTAACCCCGGAACAGACGTTCTCTCTGTCATAGAGCTGAGAATGATACTGTGGAAGGCAAACTGCTAATGTTGTGCAGTCTGTCGTCTGTGTAAGGGACATGATATTTAACTGAGCGGGAGACTAAGAAACATCTATAGTAGGAAGCAAGGGTGAGTAGGAATCTGGGATGTCTGGATCGAATGTGCGTGGTGGAACATTTGGGTTAAGCGAGCTTTACCTTGGCTATCAGGGCTGCGGTTTAGTAGCATAAGTCCATTCTGTTGGCATCTCAGCATGATGATCGAGTCCCCACGATTTATTATGCAAGTATCATATGTGCAATACATTTTCATAAATAAGTCTCCAATATTCCATGGAATTAAGAAGGACGTGTGGAGTTTAACGAccttgactgtttttttttttaaagttataatccttaaaaaaaatagcaagGTTTTCTCTTGAACACCAAAGTAGCTTATTTTATGAGTAGTAAAAGTCGAGTTCAGTAAAGAAATAACTTGAACCATGTACTAATTTTCTTGTGAATTTGCGGAAATATCTTTTCTGCGCATGCGTGTTTCTCCACATGGGAGCAAACTTTTTTCTCGTGTTGTCATTCTGCAGTGTCTTTATGCAGCTGCGTTTGTATAAACGTTCCATCTTGAGTAAGGGTTGGTTTTGCAAATGTGTGACATTTTCATAACGTATTTGATGATTGGACAATGTTTGAAAGACTGTTGTATATATTTTCAGGCGTGACTCCTCCATGGAGCCCATAATGAATCAAATCTGGCCAAAAGTGTTCCAGCGCTTCCATAGAAGATCACTGTTTTCCAGGAGGAGCCTTTCATCATGGGCAGAGCATGCTACGGTTTCTGCTTCCACCAATTCCAGACACATGAAGCCTACACTTCTTGTGTCTCGTCTCTACCAACCATCAAATCTGCACGAGGTGGGCCAGAACACCTCTTTACAGGGAGAAATGACCTGTAAGAGTCAAAGGCTGATGCAGCAGGCTggactcatccatccatccaatccagGTTGTTACTACTACCTCCCTGCAACTGTTCGCTCTATGGAGAAACTGGTAAGACTTTGAATATTGGGTAATTAGCTCTAAATAATTAGTGTCTTCATTATTTtactttctttcatttgttcatTAGTTTAAAGAACTGTCAGGTATAATATTGCcttttgctgttatttatttttttggttttttttcactttttgtcAGTTTAAACCCAACAAAATGATAACTCCTCCCTACAGATCAGAGTTATTGACCAAGAGATGCAGGGGATTGGTGGACAGAAGCTGGACATGCCTAGTTTGTGCTCAGCTGAACTTTGGAAAGCTAGTAAGCGCTGGGacctgatgggaaaggagctgCTGCGCCTGAAGGACCGTCACGATGGAGACTACTGTCTGGCCCCCACGCACGAGGAGGCGGTGACAACTCTGGTCGCTCATCAGACATCCCTTTCCTATAAGCAGCTCCCCCTGCTTCTTTATCAGGTACCATCTGTCCTGAGTTCTATTCTTTATTTGGTGTGATAATGGCCAGTTATGCTATAacattttatttgttcttttgaAAAAACATAAACAGATCACTCGCAAATTCAGAGATGAACCAAAGCCAAAGTTTGGCCTGCTGCGCGGGAGGGAGTTCTACATGAAGGACATGTATTCATTCGATGTCAGCGAGGAAGCAGCATACCAGACTTATGAATCTGTGTGCCAGGCGTACACCAGACTCTTTGCTCGGCTGGGTTTACATTGCGTCCAGGTGCAAGCAGACACTGGGAACATCGGTGGTAAACTCTCCCACGAGTTTCAGCTGCCAGCGGACATTGGGGAGGACCGGCTTCTTCTCTGTGGGAATTGCTCCTTTGCTGCTAACGTAGAGACCGTTTCATCAGACAGTACAGACTGCCCACAGTGCGGAACTGGCACGCTAGTAGAATCGAAGGGTATAGAGGTTGGTCACACCTTTTACTTGGGTAAAAAGTACTCAAATGTTTTCAATGCCACATTCAGCAATGCCCAAAACAAGTTGGCCGTTGCTGAGATGGGCTGCTATGGTCTTGGGGTCACACGTATTCTTGCTGCAGCCATTGAGGTGATGTCAACTGAGGAGGGAATCCGCTGGCCAGGCCTTCTCGCCCCATACCAGGTGTGTGTTGTCCCTCCAAAAAAGGGCAGCAAGGCGGACAAGGCTGCAGTCATAGCTGAGGAACTGGTTCAGACGTTGGCAGATGCTTTACCTCTTTTGAGAGGTGAAGTTGTTCTTGATGATCGTACACAGATGACAATTGGAAAGAGACTGAAAGATGCCAGCAAGCTGGGCTACCCCTATGTAATTGTGGTGGGACAGGGGGCCCTAGAGGAACCAACCAGGTTTGAGGTGATCTGCCAAAAGACAGGTGAGATTATGTTTCTTAGTAAAGAAGGACTGTTAGATCTTCTGGGAAGAGTGGAAACTATATGAATTAAATGTTATAAGTAACTGAATGTGTGGGTTATTTgcattgtttttatattttcccaTCCAGTAAGTACAATCTAAGGTGTGGGTAAATAAGGATTTGGTTTATGCTCTTTGGCTGTCttggttcttcatcctcaatAAACTATTATTTATTACTTTTTGATCACCATAAACTTgtttatataaataatatatttaattttttccaTTGCAATTAAAAACAATTGAACATTTTCATGTCCTAACTACACCATATTGTAAAAAATTGCTCTATTAAGTACTTTGATAATTCTAGTACTTTTTATAGATACcaattacatttattaaaatgtcattAACTATAATGAACGGATTTAAAGAAGTAATCATCCAAAGGGAGGCTACAACTACCAACTCACGGTTGCAGTGGTGGAACTATTGTTGTGTTTCCACACGGACTTTTGTTCGCGTTGCACCGCCTAATGCACGCGTGTACAGCGGAGCAATCAAACTTGCAATATAGGTTAAAAATTGAGTTTATAATTTGATACGGTCACGATTTTGACACACTGAATAGAGTTCTTGgaacttta encodes:
- the pars2 gene encoding probable proline--tRNA ligase, mitochondrial, which encodes MEPIMNQIWPKVFQRFHRRSLFSRRSLSSWAEHATVSASTNSRHMKPTLLVSRLYQPSNLHEVGQNTSLQGEMTCKSQRLMQQAGLIHPSNPGCYYYLPATVRSMEKLIRVIDQEMQGIGGQKLDMPSLCSAELWKASKRWDLMGKELLRLKDRHDGDYCLAPTHEEAVTTLVAHQTSLSYKQLPLLLYQITRKFRDEPKPKFGLLRGREFYMKDMYSFDVSEEAAYQTYESVCQAYTRLFARLGLHCVQVQADTGNIGGKLSHEFQLPADIGEDRLLLCGNCSFAANVETVSSDSTDCPQCGTGTLVESKGIEVGHTFYLGKKYSNVFNATFSNAQNKLAVAEMGCYGLGVTRILAAAIEVMSTEEGIRWPGLLAPYQVCVVPPKKGSKADKAAVIAEELVQTLADALPLLRGEVVLDDRTQMTIGKRLKDASKLGYPYVIVVGQGALEEPTRFEVICQKTGEIMFLSKEGLLDLLGRVETI
- the insl5a gene encoding insulin-like peptide INSL5 isoform X2, whose product is MNVLVVLPLLLLAVVQVEQVRAEAKAVKLCGREFLRAVVYTCGGSRWRRFLSETDMDADGEQNSLESLSSSSSSSLSPHLTRRDFNNIVTNMCCQVGCRKSDLTFLC
- the insl5a gene encoding insulin-like peptide INSL5 precursor, which translates into the protein MNVLVVLPLLLLAVVQVEQVRAEAKAVKLCGREFLRAVVYTCGGSRWRRFLSETDMDADGETMFACFIMPAGEQNSLESLSSSSSSSLSPHLTRRDFNNIVTNMCCQVGCRKSDLTFLC
- the insl5a gene encoding insulin-like peptide INSL5 isoform X1 translates to MNVLVVLPLLLLAVVQVEQVRAEAKAVKLCGREFLRAVVYTCGGSRWRRFLSETDMDADAGEQNSLESLSSSSSSSLSPHLTRRDFNNIVTNMCCQVGCRKSDLTFLC